From a region of the Corallococcus coralloides DSM 2259 genome:
- the glyS gene encoding glycine--tRNA ligase subunit beta: MARDLLLEVGAEEIPASFIIPALEDLKRVLTERMADARLKHGEVRTFGTPRRLAVQVRDVADAGEDITKEVLGPSAKAAFDAQGKPTKAAEKFAESLKLSVDALGRTTTAKGEYVSARVEEKGRPAEAILQDALHAAVHGISFKKSMRWGDVDTAFARPVQWLVALLGDTELPVVLGDVKAGRTTYGHRFLAPGAITLKAPADYEAALEKAHVVADIAKRRAELLRKVNAAAKAAGAQLLEDEGLVDQVTNLVELPSPVVGSFEERHLDLPPEVLVQEMKSHQRYFSLTDAKGKLLPRFIAVSNTPVRDEQLSLRGYQRVLAARLADGRFFFDEDRRTPLADRVEKLGRVVWQGQLGTYLEKVERFRALAGWLAQATGRAGEAATVERAATLSKADLVTGMVGEFPELQGVMGREYARAGGEPDAVALAIFEHYLPRGAEDALPSQDAGALIGLADRLDSLCGIFAIGKAPSGAADPFALRRACLSIIRIVLGRGYRFSLSAAVDEALRLLAPKLANVKRKPGEAAPREQVMEFFRGRLKALWVEQHRTDVVEAVLAVGFDDLVAAKKRLEALSVLVGHSDFQPLAAAFKRVVNIVEKQGKDVAGGQTNPQRFTDEPEKNLHTAFTQARARVGEHVRADDFAGALKEITGLKPAVDTFFDKVMVMAEDKDLRENRIRFLTEIGALFNQVADFSKIQAETAAA, encoded by the coding sequence GTGGCGCGTGATCTTCTGCTGGAGGTCGGTGCCGAGGAGATCCCGGCGTCGTTCATCATCCCCGCGCTGGAGGACCTGAAGCGCGTGCTCACCGAGCGCATGGCCGACGCCCGCCTGAAGCACGGCGAGGTGCGCACGTTCGGCACGCCGCGCCGGCTGGCCGTCCAGGTCCGCGACGTGGCGGACGCGGGCGAGGACATCACGAAGGAGGTGCTGGGCCCCAGCGCCAAGGCCGCCTTCGACGCGCAGGGCAAGCCCACCAAGGCGGCGGAGAAGTTCGCCGAAAGCCTCAAGCTGTCCGTGGACGCGCTCGGGCGCACCACCACGGCCAAGGGCGAGTACGTCTCCGCGCGCGTGGAGGAGAAGGGCCGTCCGGCGGAGGCCATCCTCCAGGACGCGCTGCACGCGGCGGTGCACGGCATCAGCTTCAAGAAGTCCATGCGCTGGGGCGACGTGGACACGGCCTTCGCGCGCCCGGTGCAGTGGCTGGTGGCGCTCCTGGGCGACACGGAGCTGCCGGTGGTGCTGGGCGACGTGAAGGCGGGCCGGACGACCTATGGCCACCGCTTCCTCGCGCCGGGCGCCATCACCCTGAAGGCGCCCGCGGACTACGAGGCCGCGCTGGAGAAGGCGCACGTGGTGGCGGACATCGCGAAGCGCCGCGCGGAGCTGCTGCGCAAGGTGAACGCCGCGGCGAAGGCGGCGGGCGCGCAGCTGCTGGAGGACGAGGGACTGGTGGACCAGGTGACGAACCTGGTGGAGCTGCCGAGCCCCGTGGTGGGCAGCTTCGAGGAGCGCCACCTGGACCTGCCGCCGGAAGTCCTGGTGCAGGAGATGAAGAGCCACCAGCGCTACTTCTCGCTGACGGACGCCAAGGGGAAGCTGCTGCCGCGCTTCATCGCCGTGTCCAACACGCCGGTGCGCGACGAGCAGCTGTCCCTGCGCGGCTACCAGCGCGTGCTGGCGGCGCGGCTCGCGGACGGGCGCTTCTTCTTCGATGAGGACCGCCGCACGCCGCTGGCGGACCGCGTGGAGAAGCTGGGCCGCGTGGTGTGGCAGGGCCAGCTGGGCACGTACCTGGAGAAGGTGGAGCGCTTCCGCGCGCTGGCGGGCTGGCTGGCCCAGGCCACGGGCAGGGCAGGGGAGGCGGCCACGGTGGAGCGCGCCGCCACGCTGTCCAAGGCGGACCTCGTCACCGGCATGGTGGGCGAGTTCCCGGAGCTCCAGGGCGTGATGGGCCGCGAGTACGCGAGAGCGGGCGGCGAGCCCGACGCGGTGGCGCTGGCCATCTTCGAGCACTACCTGCCCCGCGGCGCCGAGGACGCGCTGCCGTCCCAGGACGCGGGCGCGCTCATCGGCCTGGCGGACCGGCTGGACTCGCTGTGCGGCATCTTCGCCATCGGCAAGGCGCCGTCCGGCGCGGCGGATCCGTTCGCGCTGCGCCGCGCATGCCTCTCCATCATCCGCATCGTGCTGGGGCGCGGGTACCGCTTCAGCCTGTCCGCGGCGGTGGATGAAGCGCTGCGCCTCCTGGCCCCCAAGCTGGCCAACGTGAAGCGCAAGCCGGGTGAAGCGGCCCCGCGCGAGCAGGTGATGGAGTTCTTCCGCGGCCGCCTCAAGGCGCTGTGGGTCGAGCAGCACCGCACGGACGTCGTGGAGGCGGTGCTGGCCGTGGGCTTCGACGACCTGGTCGCGGCGAAGAAGCGCCTGGAGGCCCTGAGCGTGCTCGTGGGCCACTCGGACTTCCAGCCGCTGGCGGCGGCGTTCAAGCGCGTGGTCAACATCGTGGAGAAGCAGGGCAAGGACGTGGCGGGCGGACAGACCAACCCGCAGCGCTTCACCGACGAGCCGGAGAAGAACCTCCACACCGCCTTCACCCAGGCGCGCGCCAGGGTGGGCGAGCACGTGCGCGCGGACGACTTCGCCGGCGCGCTCAAGGAGATCACCGGCCTGAAGCCCGCCGTGGACACCTTCTTCGACAAGGTGATGGTGATGGCCGAGGACAAGGACCTGCGGGAGAACCGCATCCGGTTCCTCACGGAGATTGGCGCCCTGTTCAACCAGGTGGCGGACTTTTCCAAGATCCAGGCCGAAACCGCCGCGGCCTGA
- the glyQ gene encoding glycine--tRNA ligase subunit alpha, with the protein MYFQDLILTLQKHWADQGCIVTQSYDTEVGAGTMAPYTFLRALGPEPWNVAYVQPSRRPADGRFGENPNRLFQHHQFQVILKPAPKNVQELYLESLRKVGMDPLEHDIRFVEDDWESPTLGAWGLGWEVWCDGMEVTQFTYFQQCGGFDCRPVSAELTYGLERLMMNLQNVENVYDIEWVKGVKYREVFHANEVEMSKYALHESDPQMLFSLFDAYEKECKRLIERHLPIPAYDYALKCSHTFNLLDARGAISVTERANFIKRVRDNARLCAEGYLQMRERLGYPLTKTPWTVGEQPPVLEGKPASDYWKTVQLNKPVEKKEKTEVARGA; encoded by the coding sequence ATGTATTTCCAGGACCTCATCCTCACGCTCCAGAAGCACTGGGCCGACCAGGGATGCATCGTCACCCAGTCGTACGACACGGAAGTCGGCGCGGGCACGATGGCCCCGTACACGTTCCTCCGCGCGCTCGGTCCCGAGCCCTGGAACGTCGCGTACGTGCAGCCCTCGCGGCGTCCCGCCGACGGCCGCTTCGGTGAGAACCCGAACCGCCTGTTCCAGCACCACCAGTTCCAGGTCATCCTCAAGCCCGCGCCCAAGAACGTCCAGGAGCTGTACCTGGAGTCGCTGCGGAAGGTGGGCATGGATCCGCTGGAGCACGACATCCGCTTCGTCGAGGACGACTGGGAGTCGCCCACGCTGGGCGCCTGGGGCCTGGGCTGGGAGGTGTGGTGCGACGGGATGGAGGTGACGCAGTTCACCTACTTCCAGCAGTGCGGCGGCTTCGACTGCCGCCCCGTGTCCGCGGAGCTGACGTACGGGCTCGAGCGCCTGATGATGAACCTGCAGAACGTGGAGAACGTCTACGACATCGAGTGGGTCAAGGGCGTGAAGTACCGCGAGGTCTTCCACGCGAACGAAGTGGAGATGAGCAAGTACGCCCTCCACGAGTCCGACCCGCAGATGCTCTTCTCGCTGTTCGACGCGTACGAGAAGGAGTGCAAGCGGCTCATCGAGCGCCACCTGCCAATCCCCGCGTACGACTACGCGCTGAAGTGCTCGCACACGTTCAACCTGCTGGACGCGCGCGGCGCCATCTCCGTCACCGAGCGCGCCAACTTCATCAAGCGCGTGCGCGACAACGCGCGCCTGTGCGCGGAGGGGTATCTCCAGATGCGTGAGCGGCTGGGCTACCCGCTGACGAAGACGCCGTGGACCGTGGGCGAGCAGCCGCCGGTGCTGGAGGGCAAGCCCGCCAGCGACTACTGGAAGACGGTGCAGCTCAACAAGCCGGTGGAGAAGAAGGAGAAGACGGAGGTGGCCCGTGGCGCGTGA
- a CDS encoding serine/threonine-protein kinase: protein MSTQGVAGDDPDRGRRIGKYEILTRLSMGGMAELFLAYTSGPGGFRKFVAVKQILPDIKKDDQFVKMFLDEARITAAFSHANIGQVFDLGEEDGELYLAMEFLPGQNLEQVVKMAERRKYALPLGFSARVIRDTCLGLHYAHHFMDPSGRPVAVVHRDVSPKNVMITYDGVVKVIDFGIAKARGKLGRTQVGTVKGTSGYMSPEQVRNKDLDGRSDQFSTGVMLHELLAGQRLFNAPGEAAVMMQIVDGDIPAPRSLNAAVPEALEAVVLKALSRDTTQRFGTCREMARAIEATLGSELFDEDQMTAVMGELFEEKRQKTRTLLELASRAEDARVSEAAGALQVEEGSDQSASAATAQVKSPHAEAPPADVAASFKPTPVRRAAAESSAPAPRATPRPANEAVEARASRLNTPAVTPRAQRPSGPDGTPVPRVIRPPADAVRPSRARPSARPEPTEARDAAESDGLMDPPSELQTQRFKTRPVRGTTRPSRQVEEEESIEAPPVAPPAREGSGWGMRLFLLLLLGGVAWLATLEPVRRVFMPAFDSAKQWVKAELDPAPPVDPAANGQWPPKPSGPPPGFVQKTTPEPEPVAEPPAPEPVVVATAADTKKAPAGKGGRKTKPAATTDAPAVAKVETRPAKPEPSEQPPEPVTTVTQVENPEVLDTTTSKGAAKAGLGWLTLYTVPKNAAVFDGATQLGTSPLIKFPLPIGTYRLRVVDPQDPGGTSKLLSAPIRPGEVTKLQIRLADLPAYSN from the coding sequence ATGAGCACGCAGGGAGTCGCCGGAGACGATCCCGACCGGGGGCGGCGCATTGGAAAGTACGAGATCCTCACCCGACTCTCGATGGGCGGGATGGCGGAGCTGTTCCTCGCGTACACCTCCGGCCCCGGTGGCTTCCGCAAGTTCGTGGCGGTGAAGCAGATCCTCCCCGACATCAAGAAGGACGACCAGTTCGTCAAGATGTTCCTCGACGAGGCGCGCATCACCGCGGCCTTCTCGCACGCGAACATCGGACAGGTGTTCGACCTGGGGGAGGAGGACGGCGAGCTGTACCTCGCCATGGAGTTCCTGCCCGGCCAGAACCTCGAGCAGGTGGTGAAGATGGCGGAGCGGCGCAAGTACGCGCTGCCGCTGGGCTTCAGCGCGCGCGTGATTCGCGACACGTGCCTGGGTCTGCACTACGCCCACCACTTCATGGATCCGTCGGGCCGCCCCGTGGCGGTGGTGCACCGCGACGTGTCCCCGAAGAACGTGATGATCACCTACGACGGCGTCGTGAAGGTGATCGATTTCGGCATCGCCAAGGCGCGCGGCAAGCTGGGCCGCACGCAGGTGGGCACCGTGAAGGGGACCAGCGGGTACATGTCCCCAGAGCAGGTGCGCAACAAGGACCTGGATGGCCGCAGCGACCAGTTCTCCACGGGCGTGATGCTCCACGAGCTGCTGGCCGGACAGCGCCTGTTCAACGCCCCCGGCGAAGCCGCCGTGATGATGCAGATCGTGGACGGGGACATCCCCGCGCCGCGCTCGCTCAACGCGGCCGTGCCGGAGGCGCTGGAAGCCGTGGTGCTCAAGGCCCTGTCGCGCGACACCACCCAGCGCTTCGGCACCTGCCGGGAGATGGCGCGCGCCATCGAGGCCACGCTGGGCTCCGAGCTGTTCGACGAAGACCAGATGACCGCCGTCATGGGCGAGCTCTTCGAGGAGAAGCGCCAGAAGACGCGCACGCTCCTGGAGCTGGCCAGCCGCGCCGAGGACGCCCGCGTCAGCGAGGCCGCCGGGGCGCTCCAGGTGGAGGAGGGCAGTGATCAGTCCGCCTCCGCGGCCACCGCGCAGGTGAAGTCGCCGCACGCGGAGGCCCCGCCCGCGGACGTCGCGGCGTCCTTCAAGCCCACGCCCGTCCGTCGCGCCGCGGCCGAGTCCTCGGCGCCCGCGCCCCGCGCGACTCCGCGTCCCGCCAATGAAGCCGTGGAGGCCCGCGCCTCTCGCCTCAACACGCCCGCCGTGACGCCGCGAGCGCAGCGGCCCTCGGGTCCGGACGGGACGCCCGTTCCCCGGGTCATCCGTCCTCCCGCTGACGCCGTGCGGCCCTCGCGGGCCCGTCCCAGCGCGCGGCCCGAGCCCACCGAGGCCCGCGACGCGGCCGAGTCCGATGGGCTGATGGATCCGCCCAGCGAGCTCCAGACCCAGCGCTTCAAGACCCGTCCGGTGCGCGGCACGACGCGGCCCTCACGCCAGGTGGAGGAAGAGGAGTCCATTGAAGCGCCCCCCGTGGCCCCGCCCGCCCGAGAGGGCTCCGGCTGGGGCATGCGGTTGTTCCTGCTCCTCCTCCTGGGCGGCGTGGCCTGGCTGGCGACGCTCGAACCCGTGCGCCGCGTGTTCATGCCGGCGTTCGACTCCGCGAAGCAGTGGGTGAAGGCGGAGCTGGATCCGGCTCCGCCCGTGGACCCCGCCGCGAACGGACAGTGGCCGCCGAAGCCCTCCGGTCCTCCGCCGGGCTTCGTCCAGAAGACGACCCCCGAGCCCGAGCCGGTGGCGGAGCCGCCCGCGCCCGAACCGGTGGTGGTCGCGACTGCCGCGGACACGAAGAAGGCCCCCGCCGGCAAGGGCGGACGCAAGACGAAGCCCGCCGCCACGACGGACGCGCCCGCGGTGGCGAAGGTGGAAACGCGCCCCGCGAAGCCCGAGCCCTCGGAGCAGCCCCCGGAGCCCGTCACCACCGTCACGCAGGTGGAGAACCCGGAGGTGCTCGACACGACCACCTCGAAGGGGGCGGCGAAGGCGGGCCTGGGGTGGCTGACGCTCTACACCGTGCCGAAGAACGCGGCCGTGTTCGACGGCGCCACGCAGCTGGGCACGTCCCCGTTGATCAAGTTCCCCCTGCCCATCGGGACGTACCGTTTGCGCGTGGTGGACCCGCAGGACCCCGGCGGTACGAGCAAGCTGTTGTCCGCTCCCATCCGTCCCGGCGAAGTGACGAAGCTGCAGATTCGACTGGCCGACCTCCCGGCCTACTCGAACTGA
- a CDS encoding DNA polymerase beta superfamily protein, with protein sequence MKGRVTEHQERMVDRVLDEESLQREHLVISLSGAHAYGFPSHDSDLDLKAIHIAPTAALLGLQPRHVPAERLEVLEGVEVDYSSNELQPVLLGILQGNGNYIERVLGAITVRALPELEALRPLVRAVLSRRIHRHYRGFAQGQLREWEKSGFRSVKKLLYVLRTTLTGTHALRTGEMETDVTVLLEPYGFGEARALVERKRSGERIELTEELSEQWRQEVTRAFSVLDAADAASVLPLEPQPPAVAALEGWMLDVRRRRFGA encoded by the coding sequence ATGAAGGGCAGGGTGACGGAGCATCAGGAGCGCATGGTGGACCGCGTGCTGGACGAGGAGTCCCTCCAGCGCGAGCACCTGGTCATCTCGCTGTCCGGCGCGCATGCGTACGGCTTCCCGTCGCATGACAGCGACCTGGACCTCAAGGCCATCCACATCGCGCCCACCGCCGCGCTCCTCGGCCTCCAGCCCCGGCACGTGCCGGCGGAACGGCTGGAGGTGCTGGAGGGCGTGGAGGTGGACTACTCGTCCAATGAGCTGCAGCCCGTGCTGCTGGGCATCCTCCAGGGCAACGGCAACTACATCGAGCGGGTGCTGGGGGCCATCACCGTGCGGGCCCTGCCGGAGCTGGAGGCGCTGCGGCCGCTGGTGCGGGCCGTGCTGTCGCGGCGCATCCACCGGCACTACCGCGGCTTCGCGCAGGGGCAGTTGCGCGAGTGGGAGAAGAGCGGATTCCGCTCCGTGAAGAAGTTGCTGTACGTGCTGCGCACCACGCTCACCGGAACGCATGCGCTGCGCACGGGCGAGATGGAGACGGACGTCACCGTCCTGCTGGAGCCGTATGGCTTTGGCGAAGCCCGTGCGCTGGTGGAGCGCAAGCGGAGCGGTGAGCGCATCGAGCTGACCGAAGAACTCAGCGAGCAGTGGCGGCAGGAGGTGACGCGCGCCTTCTCGGTGCTCGACGCGGCGGACGCGGCCTCCGTGTTGCCTCTGGAGCCACAACCGCCGGCCGTGGCCGCGCTTGAGGGCTGGATGCTCGACGTGCGGCGACGGCGGTTCGGCGCCTAA
- a CDS encoding DNA polymerase beta superfamily protein, which produces MSDTRETSSSAPARVRGLEQIDRLSVPLPHGTEVTTRVERVASGGRRIPQGVVGRVVRAHDGGFDVQIVGVGEVWFARDELVPRRAGQVQFAQRREAAWGALRPCVVLETRVGSHAWGLADERSDVDVRGVFALPLPWTLGLGQPPQDLVSADGSTTYWEVRKTVEQALRADPNTLETLFVPGATAVDELGTWVLEAREAFVSKAIFGSFGRYAMSQLDKLTRSQRLAEHRDLLLAWLCEEPTPDLDEVARRLAAVSPRAAPTAEDAVLAAKTYVKQLYRSLWDQGLLASNDFAALTAYARGGGQRPPSARELRPKNAYNLLRLVALATGWLRDGVPGFEATGALKARLLDIKGGQVPLEDVLRDAEAMAPALEAAHRESRLPEHPDYARADRLLRRVGDEVARRWVLKTPGPLGRDAPEAPALEGGTE; this is translated from the coding sequence ATGAGTGACACCCGCGAGACTTCTTCCTCCGCTCCGGCGCGCGTCCGGGGGCTGGAGCAGATCGACCGGCTGTCGGTGCCCCTGCCGCATGGCACCGAGGTCACCACCCGCGTGGAACGCGTGGCGTCCGGGGGACGCCGCATCCCCCAGGGCGTGGTGGGCCGCGTGGTGCGCGCGCATGACGGTGGCTTCGACGTGCAGATCGTCGGCGTGGGCGAGGTGTGGTTCGCGCGCGACGAGCTGGTGCCCCGGCGCGCGGGACAGGTGCAGTTCGCTCAGCGGCGCGAGGCGGCCTGGGGCGCGCTGCGGCCGTGCGTGGTGCTGGAGACGCGCGTGGGCAGTCATGCGTGGGGGCTCGCGGATGAGCGCTCCGACGTGGACGTGCGCGGTGTGTTCGCGCTGCCGCTTCCGTGGACGCTGGGCCTGGGGCAGCCGCCGCAGGACCTGGTGAGCGCGGATGGCAGCACCACGTACTGGGAGGTCCGCAAGACGGTGGAGCAGGCGCTGCGCGCGGATCCGAACACGCTGGAGACCCTCTTCGTCCCCGGCGCGACGGCGGTGGACGAGCTGGGCACGTGGGTGCTGGAGGCGCGCGAGGCGTTCGTCTCCAAGGCCATCTTCGGCAGCTTCGGGCGCTACGCCATGAGCCAGCTCGACAAGCTCACCCGCAGCCAGCGGCTGGCGGAGCACCGCGACCTGCTCCTCGCGTGGTTGTGCGAGGAGCCCACGCCGGACCTGGACGAGGTCGCCCGCCGCCTGGCCGCAGTGTCGCCCCGCGCCGCGCCCACGGCCGAGGACGCGGTGCTCGCGGCGAAGACGTACGTCAAGCAGCTCTACCGCTCGCTCTGGGACCAGGGGCTGCTCGCGTCGAACGACTTCGCGGCGCTCACGGCGTATGCGCGCGGCGGCGGTCAGCGTCCTCCGTCCGCTCGGGAGCTGCGGCCGAAGAACGCGTACAACCTGCTGCGGCTGGTGGCGCTGGCCACGGGCTGGCTGCGCGACGGGGTGCCTGGCTTCGAGGCGACGGGGGCGTTGAAGGCGCGGCTGCTCGACATCAAGGGTGGCCAGGTGCCACTGGAGGACGTGCTGCGCGACGCCGAGGCGATGGCTCCGGCGTTGGAGGCCGCGCACCGCGAGAGCCGGTTGCCGGAGCATCCGGATTACGCCCGCGCGGACCGGCTGCTGCGTCGCGTGGGTGACGAGGTGGCGCGGCGCTGGGTCTTGAAGACGCCCGGCCCGCTGGGCCGTGACGCGCCGGAGGCTCCGGCGCTGGAAGGAGGGACGGAATGA
- a CDS encoding carbohydrate kinase family protein translates to MYEAGPLDVVCVGETLVDFLPVAGGATRVRDVEAWKPSPGGSPANVSVGLSRLGLRSAMVGVVGSDEFGHFLRDRLAADGVDVSRLRQVDHARTGLLFVSLDAHGERSFTYFRTRSAEFLLDDSDVDGGFVRRAKALHCGSNSLLLPEAREAMVRMLTLAREAGMLVSCDPNLRLHMWTQPEELRVLLGRMLPLCTVVKLSEEEIHFATGEHSPEAALHVLAVQGVRLPVVTLGPRGAVFLWRGEIVSVPAPQVAVVDTTGAGDGFVSAMLSGLVRWYGDARSLEDATREELVALMTFAAGVGARVVTKLGAVAALPLASEVEGLLPARPTTRRIAR, encoded by the coding sequence ATGTACGAAGCCGGGCCGCTGGACGTGGTGTGTGTCGGCGAAACGCTGGTGGACTTCCTTCCCGTGGCCGGCGGCGCTACTCGCGTGCGGGACGTGGAGGCCTGGAAGCCATCGCCAGGGGGCTCACCGGCCAACGTCTCCGTGGGGCTCTCGCGGTTGGGCCTGCGCTCGGCGATGGTGGGCGTGGTGGGCTCCGACGAGTTCGGTCACTTCCTGCGCGACCGGTTGGCGGCGGACGGCGTGGACGTAAGCCGCCTGCGCCAGGTGGACCATGCGCGCACGGGCCTGTTGTTCGTCTCGCTGGACGCGCATGGCGAGCGCAGCTTCACGTACTTCCGGACGCGGTCAGCGGAGTTCCTGCTGGACGACTCCGACGTGGACGGTGGCTTCGTGCGGCGCGCGAAGGCGCTGCACTGCGGCTCCAACTCCCTGCTCCTGCCGGAGGCGCGCGAGGCGATGGTGCGCATGCTCACCCTGGCGCGTGAGGCCGGGATGCTGGTGAGCTGTGATCCGAACCTGCGGCTGCACATGTGGACGCAGCCCGAGGAGCTGCGAGTCCTCCTGGGGCGCATGCTCCCGCTGTGCACGGTGGTGAAGCTGTCCGAGGAGGAGATCCACTTCGCGACCGGCGAGCACTCGCCCGAGGCCGCCCTGCATGTGCTGGCCGTGCAGGGCGTGCGGCTGCCCGTGGTGACGCTGGGCCCTCGCGGTGCGGTGTTCCTCTGGCGGGGCGAAATCGTCTCCGTTCCCGCGCCCCAGGTGGCGGTGGTGGACACGACGGGGGCCGGTGACGGCTTCGTGTCCGCGATGTTGAGCGGCCTGGTGCGCTGGTACGGCGACGCGCGCTCGCTGGAGGACGCGACCCGCGAGGAATTGGTCGCGCTGATGACCTTCGCGGCGGGCGTGGGGGCCCGGGTGGTGACGAAGCTGGGCGCGGTGGCGGCGCTCCCCCTGGCATCCGAAGTGGAAGGGCTGCTGCCTGCTCGGCCCACCACGCGACGCATCGCGCGCTGA
- the recO gene encoding DNA repair protein RecO, whose protein sequence is MERYADDAFVLSTVDYGESDRLVTLLTREHGKLTAFAAGARKSKRRFAGALEPFMRLRVQLVETRGSTVRIDSADIVAGFYAAREDLSLIARALYAVELCRELTREHEPHPELFELVEGYLHRLDAKEAGPTSLLAFELAALAQAGLMPRFDSCALCGGLPGERPRFDQGHGGAVCEPCGGRARDSVPVPVALLAGLRSLQEGQRTPLPADLRARARGLLNVFIAHHVGRKLKSVDFMAQVGLD, encoded by the coding sequence ATGGAGCGGTACGCCGACGACGCGTTCGTGCTGTCCACGGTCGACTATGGTGAGTCCGACCGGCTGGTGACGCTGCTCACGCGTGAGCACGGCAAGCTGACCGCGTTCGCCGCGGGTGCGCGCAAGAGCAAGCGCCGGTTCGCGGGGGCGCTGGAGCCGTTCATGCGGTTGCGCGTGCAGCTCGTGGAGACTCGCGGCAGCACGGTCCGGATCGATTCGGCGGACATCGTCGCGGGCTTCTACGCCGCGCGCGAGGACCTGTCGCTGATTGCCCGGGCGCTGTACGCGGTGGAGCTGTGCCGCGAGCTCACGCGCGAACATGAACCGCACCCGGAGCTGTTCGAGCTGGTGGAGGGCTACCTGCACCGGCTGGACGCGAAGGAGGCCGGGCCCACGTCGCTGCTCGCGTTCGAGCTGGCGGCGCTGGCGCAGGCGGGGTTGATGCCCCGGTTCGACTCCTGCGCGCTGTGTGGCGGTCTGCCCGGCGAGCGGCCCCGGTTCGACCAGGGCCACGGTGGCGCGGTGTGCGAGCCGTGTGGCGGACGCGCGCGTGACTCGGTGCCGGTGCCGGTGGCGTTGCTGGCCGGGCTGCGCTCGCTTCAGGAAGGTCAGCGCACGCCGCTGCCCGCGGACCTCCGCGCGCGGGCTCGGGGCCTGCTCAACGTCTTCATCGCGCACCACGTGGGCCGCAAGCTCAAGAGCGTGGACTTCATGGCGCAGGTGGGCCTGGACTGA
- a CDS encoding helix-turn-helix domain-containing protein, whose protein sequence is MDHVDFGKYLSQQRELRGLSREDVSRETKIPPSLVAALEAGQVERLPERVFVLNYIRAYAQVIGLSPEEAALRYEEVDRAVPAPSPAQLEKARRKRAYVILAVLLAVLLLGAGLFLVLSGKLPPPTAR, encoded by the coding sequence GTGGACCACGTCGACTTCGGCAAATACCTCAGCCAGCAGCGCGAGCTTCGCGGCCTGTCACGCGAGGACGTCTCCCGGGAGACGAAGATTCCCCCCAGCCTCGTCGCGGCGTTGGAGGCGGGGCAGGTGGAGCGGCTGCCCGAGCGCGTGTTCGTGCTGAACTACATCCGCGCGTACGCGCAGGTCATCGGCCTGTCGCCGGAGGAAGCGGCGCTGCGCTACGAGGAGGTGGACCGGGCGGTGCCCGCGCCTTCGCCTGCGCAGCTCGAGAAGGCGCGGCGCAAGCGGGCGTACGTCATCCTGGCCGTGCTGCTGGCGGTCCTGCTCCTGGGCGCGGGGCTGTTCCTGGTGCTGTCCGGGAAGCTTCCGCCCCCCACGGCGCGTTGA
- the tgl gene encoding social motility TPR repeat lipoprotein Tgl, whose amino-acid sequence MSRITSSCFLAFALASAGCAHVPTEKERQSSEIHYDLGIQAQQHGHVQDALQEYQKALEQNPDNPEAHNAVGVLLHLSFRRLDEAASHYEKALTLRPSFSDARTNLGNLRLDQGRYDEAIKLYEESLNDMQYRHGYSAQGNLGWALYKKGDTANALQNIKAAVTTNPDFCLGYKNLGIIYDETGKTEEACRQFGNYREKCPDVADAYRREGVCQAKLGRVDEAKKAFAGCEAKAQPNEQVLKDDCRSLLDHL is encoded by the coding sequence ATGTCCCGCATCACTTCCTCCTGCTTCCTCGCGTTCGCGCTCGCGTCGGCGGGCTGTGCGCACGTCCCCACGGAGAAAGAGCGCCAGAGCTCGGAGATCCACTACGACCTGGGCATCCAGGCCCAGCAGCACGGCCACGTGCAGGACGCGCTCCAGGAGTACCAGAAGGCGCTGGAGCAGAACCCGGACAACCCGGAGGCCCACAACGCGGTGGGCGTGCTGCTGCACCTGTCCTTCCGTCGGCTCGACGAGGCGGCGTCCCACTACGAGAAGGCGCTGACGCTGCGGCCGTCCTTCTCCGACGCGCGCACCAACCTGGGCAACCTGCGCCTGGATCAGGGCCGCTACGACGAGGCCATCAAGCTGTACGAAGAGTCGCTCAACGACATGCAGTACCGCCACGGCTACTCCGCGCAGGGGAACCTGGGCTGGGCGCTCTACAAGAAGGGCGACACGGCGAACGCGCTGCAGAACATCAAGGCCGCCGTCACCACCAACCCGGACTTCTGCCTGGGCTACAAGAACCTGGGCATCATCTACGACGAGACGGGCAAGACGGAGGAGGCGTGCCGGCAGTTCGGGAATTACCGTGAGAAGTGCCCGGACGTGGCGGATGCGTATCGCCGCGAAGGCGTGTGCCAGGCGAAGCTCGGGCGGGTAGACGAGGCGAAGAAGGCGTTCGCGGGCTGCGAGGCCAAGGCCCAGCCCAACGAGCAGGTGCTCAAGGACGACTGCCGCTCACTGCTGGACCACCTCTAG